A genomic stretch from Carbonactinospora thermoautotrophica includes:
- a CDS encoding class I SAM-dependent methyltransferase, translated as MTGDLEAANIAYRHPELYDQLHADPGHAKARIVEALIDAHGPAGARTLLDVGCGTGHDLEYLAKRFAVVGVDAQPRMVACARRVRPGLDLRVGDMRDLRLDRTFDTITCLGFTLAYLHTTPELRSAFATFAAHAHPGTLLVLQTPVAPVPPGPPRTARVEVAGRPARVTTSYTWDLRTQTTTLHRRWEFDDGETATDLIRRRVIFPRELELHLNLAGFELLDVFDDPADRSKVLTGPAAYTTARYLGS; from the coding sequence GTGACAGGGGATCTTGAGGCGGCGAACATCGCCTACCGGCACCCGGAGCTGTACGACCAGCTGCACGCCGACCCCGGCCACGCCAAGGCCCGGATCGTCGAGGCCCTGATCGACGCCCACGGGCCGGCCGGCGCGCGCACCCTGCTGGATGTCGGCTGCGGCACCGGCCACGACCTGGAGTACCTCGCCAAACGGTTCGCGGTCGTCGGCGTGGACGCCCAACCCCGCATGGTCGCCTGCGCCCGGCGGGTACGGCCCGGCCTGGACCTCCGCGTCGGCGACATGCGCGACCTCCGCCTCGACCGGACGTTCGACACGATCACCTGCCTGGGGTTCACCCTCGCCTACCTGCACACCACGCCCGAGCTGCGCTCCGCGTTCGCCACCTTCGCCGCGCACGCCCACCCCGGCACCCTGCTCGTCCTCCAGACCCCGGTGGCCCCCGTCCCCCCGGGCCCGCCGCGCACCGCCCGGGTCGAGGTCGCCGGCCGGCCCGCCCGGGTCACCACCAGCTACACCTGGGACCTGCGCACCCAGACCACCACCCTGCACCGCCGGTGGGAGTTCGACGACGGCGAGACCGCCACCGACCTGATCCGACGACGGGTGATCTTCCCCCGCGAGCTGGAACTCCACCTCAACCTGGCGGGGTTCGAGCTGCTGGACGTCTTCGATGACCCCGCCGACCGGAGCAAAGTGCTCACCGGCCCCGCCGCCTACACCACCGCCCGCTACCTCGGAAGCTGA